A region of Candidatus Poribacteria bacterium DNA encodes the following proteins:
- a CDS encoding sulfatase-like hydrolase/transferase, with protein sequence MPETRPNILLITSDQQHWNTLGCLNSEIQTPHLDGLAQQGTLFNRAYCPNPTCTPTRASIITGKYPSQHGAWSLGTKLSEDEHTVGEDFTDAGYRTALVGKAHFQPLHGTDEFPSLESYPILQDLDFWRNFNEPFYGFEHVELARNHADEAHVGQHYAIWMEENGCTNWRDYFAPPTGNARGQYRKWPIPEEYHYDTWIAERTNALMETYQQNDENFFLWASFFDPHPKYLVPEPWDTMYDPATLTVPTVTEGEHDNNPPHFQLTQQQKPDFSAWRESGKGVHGFNSHLRDQDELAKDIAVYYGMVTLMDKYIGKILAKLDELGLAENTLVVFTSDHGHFYGQHGLVAKGAFHYEDVIRVPFIVRYPGVVPAGKHSDALQTLVDLAPSFLSATGIDIPLPMTGVNQMPVWSGQEESVRDHIIVENHHEPTTVHVKTYVDDRYKLTVYYNRDYGELFDLKADPGEVNNLWNSAEHAALKADLVMKLLFAEMGKEPLWMPRTSGA encoded by the coding sequence ATGCCTGAAACCAGACCTAATATCCTACTCATCACCAGCGATCAGCAGCATTGGAACACCTTGGGCTGCCTCAACTCTGAAATCCAGACGCCGCATTTGGACGGCTTGGCGCAACAAGGCACGCTTTTTAATAGAGCCTACTGTCCGAACCCTACCTGCACACCGACGCGAGCCTCTATTATTACTGGAAAATACCCGAGTCAACACGGTGCATGGTCTCTCGGCACGAAACTCTCTGAAGATGAACATACCGTCGGCGAAGATTTCACGGATGCGGGGTATCGGACTGCCCTCGTCGGAAAAGCACATTTTCAACCGCTTCATGGGACTGATGAATTCCCGTCCCTCGAATCCTATCCGATCCTCCAAGATTTAGACTTTTGGCGGAACTTCAATGAACCGTTTTACGGGTTTGAACACGTCGAACTCGCACGCAACCACGCCGATGAAGCACACGTGGGGCAGCACTATGCCATCTGGATGGAAGAGAACGGCTGCACCAATTGGCGCGACTACTTTGCTCCACCGACAGGAAACGCACGTGGGCAATACCGAAAATGGCCCATCCCAGAAGAATACCATTACGACACATGGATTGCTGAACGGACCAATGCGCTTATGGAGACGTACCAACAGAATGACGAGAACTTCTTCCTTTGGGCAAGCTTCTTCGATCCGCATCCAAAATATCTGGTTCCAGAGCCGTGGGATACGATGTACGATCCAGCGACGTTGACGGTGCCTACCGTAACAGAAGGAGAACACGATAACAACCCACCGCACTTCCAGCTAACGCAACAGCAAAAGCCCGACTTCTCCGCTTGGCGTGAAAGTGGAAAAGGTGTCCACGGCTTCAACTCGCATCTACGCGATCAGGATGAACTCGCCAAAGACATCGCTGTTTATTACGGCATGGTGACGCTGATGGACAAATATATTGGGAAAATCTTGGCGAAACTCGACGAATTAGGACTGGCAGAGAACACGTTGGTGGTGTTCACATCCGATCATGGGCATTTTTATGGACAGCACGGACTGGTTGCAAAGGGAGCATTCCACTACGAAGATGTGATCCGAGTGCCTTTTATTGTGCGGTATCCAGGCGTTGTACCCGCGGGGAAACACTCCGATGCATTGCAGACATTGGTAGACTTAGCCCCTTCGTTCCTCAGTGCCACTGGTATCGACATCCCTCTCCCGATGACAGGTGTCAACCAGATGCCGGTCTGGTCGGGACAAGAAGAGAGTGTTCGCGACCATATCATCGTTGAAAATCACCATGAGCCGACAACGGTCCACGTCAAAACATACGTTGACGATCGTTATAAACTTACTGTCTATTACAACCGAGACTACGGAGAATTGTTTGATCTGAAAGCGGATCCTGGAGAGGTCAATAACCTGTGGAATTCCGCTGAACACGCAGCGTTGAAGGCGGATCTGGTGATGAAGTTGCTATTCGCGGAGATGGGGAAAGAACCCTTGTGGATGCCTCGGACTTCCGGAGCATAA
- a CDS encoding phytanoyl-CoA dioxygenase family protein, translated as MKNSETVCLTPAQRLHFDIYGFVLLENILNDDEIARMKGALYRMKADEDLDAKRVYARGRSEHHVLFGNLVAYDPALLEYAAHPQLVPLVEEVVGGAVRLEETEAIINSRNPEIELDELYKRRYNPTGFHRGTQHGWGTYVEQNKFHCIFVKTLAYLTDVGPDDGGTCVIPGSHRLTWNHKEMIEAALSDDKLIYQVEASAGSVLLFAEALIHSTTAIRSDKERVILISGYTPPMVREWPGNEVSPEFVETLPEDIRPLISGSDSWHWKRRY; from the coding sequence ATGAAGAACAGTGAAACAGTTTGCCTAACGCCAGCACAGCGACTCCATTTTGACATCTACGGTTTTGTGTTATTGGAGAACATTCTGAACGACGATGAAATTGCGCGTATGAAGGGCGCGCTCTACCGGATGAAAGCCGACGAAGATCTGGATGCCAAGCGGGTCTATGCCCGAGGAAGAAGCGAACACCACGTGCTTTTCGGTAATCTCGTTGCGTATGATCCTGCACTCTTAGAATACGCCGCGCATCCACAGCTCGTGCCACTGGTCGAAGAAGTCGTAGGTGGCGCAGTCCGCCTTGAGGAAACCGAAGCGATCATTAATAGTCGTAATCCAGAAATAGAATTAGACGAACTCTATAAACGCCGGTATAACCCAACGGGTTTCCATCGCGGAACGCAACACGGATGGGGCACCTATGTGGAGCAGAATAAGTTCCACTGTATCTTCGTAAAGACGCTTGCCTACCTTACCGATGTTGGACCTGATGATGGTGGGACGTGCGTTATACCGGGAAGCCATCGCCTCACGTGGAATCACAAAGAAATGATTGAGGCTGCACTCTCTGACGACAAACTCATCTACCAGGTCGAAGCATCAGCCGGCTCCGTCTTGCTTTTTGCCGAGGCATTGATCCACAGCACCACTGCCATCCGCAGTGACAAAGAGCGTGTCATCCTCATCTCCGGCTACACACCGCCGATGGTGCGCGAATGGCCCGGCAACGAAGTCAGCCCTGAGTTTGTTGAGACATTGCCGGAAGACATCCGTCCACTTATTTCAGGAAGCGACAGTTGGCACTGGAAACGCCGGTATTGA
- a CDS encoding redoxin domain-containing protein, producing the protein MNKKDFHISIDAQRLTFAAPPILKEGNWFVPLEPFAKRLDLKVEYPEGAKMVVLCGGVVSELCVPLEFQDGEKGLVDVDGITYVQPARVVEPFGFEIYEVSANQLEVIQPMHLAPEFTLPDLEGTPKRLRDFRGKKTLLYVWGSW; encoded by the coding sequence ATGAACAAAAAGGATTTTCATATTTCGATAGATGCCCAACGTCTCACATTTGCCGCACCTCCTATTCTTAAAGAGGGTAATTGGTTCGTGCCTTTGGAACCTTTCGCTAAACGGCTCGACTTGAAGGTCGAGTACCCAGAAGGCGCGAAGATGGTGGTTCTCTGCGGCGGGGTGGTATCAGAACTATGTGTGCCACTCGAATTCCAAGATGGTGAGAAGGGTCTCGTTGATGTTGATGGTATAACTTATGTCCAACCAGCGCGTGTCGTTGAACCCTTCGGCTTTGAAATCTACGAGGTATCAGCAAACCAATTAGAGGTTATTCAACCCATGCATCTTGCCCCCGAATTCACACTCCCTGACCTTGAAGGGACACCGAAACGCTTACGAGATTTCAGAGGAAAAAAGACACTCCTCTATGTTTGGGGATCGTGGTGA
- a CDS encoding tetratricopeptide repeat protein, translating to MANADFVTLVDSENIFGTRYDLKAIPYGVMVDEAGRLVKGPFNINVADEKTRAMLEKWLSDPDYNAKLLRDVKPLDALNVQTTPEATARFQLGLVLLEIDKKEEAMAEWRKALALDPQNWIIHKQIWAVEHPDKFYKNGVDYGWQKTQLEAEESEPPEQTPD from the coding sequence GTGGCAAACGCCGATTTTGTCACGCTTGTTGATTCAGAAAATATATTTGGCACTCGTTATGACCTCAAAGCTATCCCTTATGGTGTTATGGTCGATGAAGCAGGGCGATTGGTGAAAGGACCCTTCAACATCAATGTTGCAGATGAAAAAACCCGCGCGATGCTTGAAAAATGGTTGTCAGATCCCGATTATAATGCGAAGTTGCTCCGTGATGTGAAACCCTTAGATGCGCTAAATGTCCAAACGACTCCTGAAGCGACTGCGCGTTTCCAACTGGGCTTGGTTTTGTTGGAGATCGATAAAAAGGAGGAAGCGATGGCAGAATGGCGGAAGGCTTTGGCATTGGACCCGCAGAACTGGATTATCCATAAACAAATTTGGGCAGTGGAGCATCCAGATAAATTCTACAAGAACGGCGTCGATTACGGTTGGCAAAAGACGCAGTTAGAGGCGGAAGAAAGTGAACCACCTGAACAAACTCCTGATTGA
- a CDS encoding sulfatase-like hydrolase/transferase has product MPSGQLPNLLVIMSDEHAPMYSGPYGHPLVQTPHMDRLAEEGVTFTNAYCNSPLCMPSRMSFMTGKYIHHIGAWDNAAPLRPDAVTWAHLLRAEGYDVVLSGKQHFGGIDQLHGFRTQLARDLHAERQHALTDWDNGTPPALRPWQGLAQARPGTTEEIEVDDLAETKALAYLRDPTRREQPWALNVSFIAPHFPLIVPQRFWDLYPLGETDLPDIPEGHLENQHPVYQRMRRMFGCVDFPEELVRRGRAGYYGLITYLDEKIGNLLKTLEETEQVENTIVIYTSDHGEMNGEHGMWRKSNFYEASARVPLQIMFPDRLSAGRRIEDVVSLVDLTATLVDIAGVAPLNQLDGDSLLPLIQDTASDWKDFAFSEYLAHGVERPMAMVRKGRYKFNYSLGDPPELYDIAEDPNEFRNLANDETYQAICRELEAQLLAEWDPVEIEKQVRASQKARILIDRVTEGQWRKPPVPTIAIGSLVADCVKIG; this is encoded by the coding sequence ATGCCTTCAGGACAACTTCCCAATCTTCTCGTTATCATGTCTGACGAACACGCACCGATGTATAGCGGTCCCTACGGACACCCTCTCGTCCAAACCCCACACATGGATAGACTCGCTGAAGAGGGTGTTACCTTCACCAATGCCTATTGCAATTCACCGCTCTGTATGCCATCCCGGATGTCTTTCATGACGGGTAAGTACATCCACCACATCGGCGCGTGGGACAACGCGGCACCCTTGCGTCCAGATGCTGTCACATGGGCACATCTCTTACGGGCGGAAGGCTACGATGTCGTGCTTTCTGGGAAGCAGCACTTCGGTGGGATAGACCAGCTTCACGGATTTCGGACACAACTCGCCCGAGATCTGCACGCAGAACGACAGCACGCACTTACAGACTGGGATAACGGCACACCCCCAGCCCTGCGCCCGTGGCAAGGTCTCGCACAAGCACGTCCGGGAACAACAGAGGAGATTGAAGTGGACGATCTCGCAGAGACAAAGGCTTTGGCGTATCTTCGAGACCCAACACGGCGCGAACAGCCGTGGGCACTCAACGTCTCGTTTATCGCACCCCATTTTCCGTTGATCGTGCCACAACGGTTTTGGGACCTCTATCCACTTGGCGAGACTGATCTCCCCGACATTCCGGAGGGACACCTTGAAAACCAGCATCCCGTCTATCAACGGATGCGGCGTATGTTCGGTTGTGTTGACTTCCCCGAAGAACTGGTTCGCCGTGGTCGTGCTGGTTATTATGGATTGATTACCTATCTTGACGAGAAGATTGGCAACTTGCTCAAGACGCTTGAGGAGACAGAACAGGTGGAGAATACAATCGTCATCTACACCAGTGACCACGGTGAGATGAACGGCGAGCACGGTATGTGGCGCAAGTCGAATTTCTATGAAGCATCGGCGCGCGTGCCGCTACAGATTATGTTTCCTGACCGGTTATCCGCAGGCAGACGTATTGAGGATGTGGTTTCGCTCGTGGACCTAACGGCAACGCTTGTCGATATTGCTGGAGTAGCACCTTTAAATCAGTTGGATGGAGACAGTCTGTTGCCTTTGATACAGGATACCGCAAGCGATTGGAAAGATTTCGCGTTCTCCGAATACCTCGCCCACGGCGTCGAACGCCCAATGGCGATGGTGCGGAAAGGACGCTACAAATTCAACTATAGCCTCGGCGACCCACCGGAACTTTACGACATTGCCGAAGATCCGAATGAATTTCGGAATCTCGCCAATGACGAGACGTATCAAGCGATTTGCCGAGAACTTGAGGCACAACTGTTAGCGGAGTGGGATCCTGTTGAGATTGAGAAGCAGGTTCGGGCGAGTCAAAAAGCCCGTATTCTAATTGACCGAGTCACTGAGGGACAGTGGAGAAAACCGCCTGTCCCCACAATTGCAATCGGTTCATTGGTAGCGGATTGCGTCAAGATCGGATAG
- a CDS encoding D-TA family PLP-dependent enzyme, producing MDKKYRIQNTETIPSPSLVVYLEQVQYNIEHAIATVGGDVSKLRPHAKTHKTAEIIAMERDAGILKHKCATLREAEMLAQNGIEDILIAYQMVGPNVNRFVSLQLKYPGADFKVVVDHQESVAALSSAAAKHGLTVKVMLDLDVGMNRTGIPVGDAAVDVYAQIEAVEGLQPWGLHVYDGHIHDEDVADRKASCDKSLEQTEEMKDRLASKGLDVPLIVMGGTPTFPIYAKAPGVETSPGTFIFHDYGYSTRYPDLGFTPAALLLSRVISIPTPHRITLDLGHKAIAADPEGVRGIVLNVDGAEVTMQHEEHWAVDVPDSSPMHIGQEIYVCPTHICPCVALHPFYYLVDTDGYCRGTWEVTARNRTF from the coding sequence ATGGATAAAAAATACCGTATTCAGAACACTGAAACGATACCGAGTCCGTCCTTGGTAGTCTATCTCGAGCAGGTTCAGTATAACATTGAGCATGCGATTGCGACTGTCGGTGGAGATGTTTCGAAGCTCAGACCGCATGCGAAGACGCATAAGACTGCTGAGATTATCGCGATGGAACGGGATGCGGGTATCCTCAAACACAAGTGCGCGACGTTGCGAGAAGCAGAGATGCTGGCGCAGAACGGTATAGAGGATATTCTGATTGCATATCAGATGGTAGGACCCAATGTTAACCGTTTTGTTTCGCTACAACTAAAATATCCAGGGGCTGATTTCAAGGTCGTCGTCGATCATCAAGAATCGGTGGCGGCACTCTCATCAGCGGCGGCGAAGCACGGTTTGACCGTCAAAGTTATGTTGGATCTGGATGTAGGGATGAATCGCACGGGGATACCCGTCGGTGATGCCGCTGTGGATGTCTATGCCCAGATTGAAGCGGTAGAAGGGTTACAACCGTGGGGATTACACGTCTACGATGGACATATTCACGATGAAGATGTTGCTGATCGGAAGGCATCCTGCGACAAAAGCCTTGAACAGACAGAAGAGATGAAGGATAGGCTTGCTTCCAAGGGGCTTGACGTGCCGTTGATCGTGATGGGCGGTACACCGACCTTTCCTATTTATGCGAAGGCGCCGGGTGTCGAGACATCCCCTGGCACTTTCATTTTTCATGATTACGGTTACTCGACCCGCTATCCCGATCTCGGTTTTACGCCCGCAGCACTGCTCCTGAGCCGTGTAATTAGTATTCCTACGCCGCATCGGATTACGCTCGATTTGGGACACAAAGCCATCGCCGCGGATCCTGAGGGTGTGCGTGGAATCGTTTTGAATGTTGATGGTGCTGAAGTGACCATGCAGCATGAGGAACATTGGGCGGTTGACGTCCCTGACAGTTCACCGATGCACATCGGGCAGGAGATTTACGTCTGTCCGACACATATCTGTCCGTGTGTTGCGCTACATCCTTTTTACTATCTTGTAGATACCGATGGGTATTGTCGCGGGACGTGGGAGGTCACGGCACGCAATCGAACTTTTTAA
- a CDS encoding septum formation inhibitor Maf, whose amino-acid sequence MRTREPTLKIPRLVLASASPRRAALLSQIGLTFEVHPSDVAEPPYNMHIAGVSAEPPKRKHPDTASQVTQKLALLKASSVAQHFDEAIVIGADTLVSLDGKLLGKPTDDADAFEMLTRLSGTCHEVVTGVALINAETGHEIVWAETTQVYFRELHHTEIAAYIASGEPSDKAGAYGIQGRGAAFVRRVEGCYFNVVGLPLASLVEHILNFPCGSVKWV is encoded by the coding sequence ATGCGAACGCGCGAACCTACTTTAAAAATCCCGCGTCTGGTATTAGCCTCTGCGTCTCCTCGCCGTGCCGCTCTGTTATCACAGATTGGACTGACGTTTGAGGTACATCCAAGTGATGTTGCGGAACCACCATACAACATGCATATAGCAGGAGTTTCTGCGGAGCCACCCAAGCGAAAACACCCCGATACCGCCAGTCAGGTAACACAGAAACTTGCCTTGCTGAAGGCATCATCTGTTGCACAGCACTTTGATGAAGCCATAGTTATCGGTGCAGATACTTTGGTATCGCTGGATGGAAAACTTCTCGGTAAGCCGACTGACGATGCAGACGCGTTTGAGATGTTAACACGCCTAAGTGGCACCTGTCACGAGGTTGTTACAGGTGTAGCCTTGATTAATGCCGAGACAGGACACGAAATCGTCTGGGCTGAAACAACGCAAGTCTACTTTCGGGAGTTGCATCATACCGAGATAGCTGCCTATATTGCGAGCGGAGAACCATCAGATAAAGCGGGTGCGTATGGCATCCAGGGGCGCGGCGCGGCTTTCGTGCGACGCGTTGAGGGATGCTATTTTAATGTCGTTGGACTTCCATTGGCGAGCCTCGTTGAACATATTTTAAACTTTCCTTGCGGTTCGGTCAAGTGGGTTTGA
- a CDS encoding sulfatase encodes MSHSVEKRPNLVYVFADQLRYQSCGYAGDTRARTPNIDRLATEGADFCNAVSGSPMCAPYRASLFTGKYASSTGMAINELRMNPNHDCFGHVLHRNGYQTSYIGKWHLWANQLGRHNDPQNSYIPPGPHRLGFNGEWSAYNFHHLYFDAYYHKDSPEQIVLPGYEPDGQTDMAIDYLQRASTGDNPFALFLSIGTPHDPWTQDNVPATDYEMFRDVDFPLPPNYRDENDRYGDTWAVMSPAERAELPEWMRVYYAMTANLDRNIGRLLHAIDNLGLRDNTIFVFTSDHGEMFGAQGRRAKNIFYEEAVRVPFLVRWPGQIPTAYVSDACLNTPDIMPTLLSMLELPIPGEVEGRDLSNVPFHQPADEPDAAFMQGMGCTAKWEDGYEWRALRTKRYTYAIHRPDRSEKLFDNVADPFQTRNLIDEPESTGLRDQFRIVLQQRMNAINDTFEACTWYRDNWMEDRIILRTATLN; translated from the coding sequence ATGTCTCATTCAGTCGAAAAGCGACCGAATCTCGTCTATGTTTTCGCCGATCAACTCCGCTACCAGTCGTGTGGCTATGCTGGCGACACGCGCGCACGGACCCCTAATATCGATCGGCTTGCCACAGAGGGTGCGGATTTCTGTAACGCTGTCTCCGGCAGTCCGATGTGTGCTCCCTATCGTGCCTCACTCTTCACGGGCAAATACGCCAGCAGCACCGGCATGGCGATTAATGAACTCCGCATGAACCCGAATCATGACTGTTTCGGGCATGTTTTACATCGCAACGGTTACCAGACAAGCTACATCGGGAAATGGCATCTGTGGGCGAATCAGTTGGGGCGGCACAACGACCCGCAGAATTCCTACATTCCGCCGGGACCCCATCGGCTCGGTTTCAATGGCGAGTGGTCGGCTTACAATTTCCATCACTTATATTTTGACGCGTATTATCACAAGGATTCGCCTGAACAAATCGTGCTTCCGGGTTATGAACCCGACGGTCAAACCGATATGGCAATCGATTATCTGCAACGGGCTTCAACGGGTGATAATCCGTTCGCGCTTTTCCTCTCAATTGGGACGCCGCACGATCCGTGGACGCAAGACAACGTTCCAGCCACCGATTATGAGATGTTCCGAGACGTTGACTTTCCGTTACCACCGAACTATCGCGATGAGAATGACCGCTACGGCGACACATGGGCGGTTATGTCTCCCGCCGAACGTGCCGAGCTCCCTGAGTGGATGCGTGTTTATTACGCGATGACTGCCAATCTGGATCGGAATATCGGGCGGTTGTTGCATGCTATTGACAATCTTGGGTTGCGGGACAATACGATTTTTGTGTTTACTTCCGATCACGGTGAGATGTTTGGTGCACAGGGGCGCCGCGCGAAAAACATCTTTTATGAAGAGGCGGTGCGTGTCCCGTTTCTGGTCCGGTGGCCCGGTCAAATACCGACAGCGTATGTCTCGGATGCATGTTTGAACACGCCGGACATCATGCCGACGTTGTTGTCTATGCTGGAGTTGCCGATTCCCGGGGAGGTTGAAGGGAGAGATCTCAGCAACGTTCCGTTTCACCAACCCGCTGATGAACCGGATGCGGCGTTCATGCAAGGGATGGGATGTACTGCGAAGTGGGAGGACGGTTATGAGTGGCGTGCCCTCCGGACAAAGCGATATACCTACGCCATCCATCGTCCAGATCGAAGTGAGAAACTCTTCGATAATGTCGCTGATCCGTTCCAAACCCGTAATCTAATTGACGAACCCGAATCGACCGGACTCCGCGATCAATTCCGAATTGTCTTGCAGCAGCGCATGAATGCGATTAACGATACCTTTGAAGCGTGTACGTGGTATCGCGACAATTGGATGGAGGATCGGATTATCCTCCGCACTGCGACCTTGAATTAA
- a CDS encoding phytanoyl-CoA dioxygenase family protein — protein MLSKEQLTRFEEEGYLLLSGLIPKETVTKAEAAMWRMMGMDADNPDSWGHFKRPPLAGFYMEKMADGRRVELYGVTNPDVLACCTPEYLTIIKQLASEYPEIPHCKSQHPDAIWALNQFPVSGSEWKCPSPHLDGGFRDLRLDPGTFRATSLTYLTDVNVHGGATVIWPEGTQRIREFRKKNPEFSNHVRDVGALFPKMDLGEPMEVVAKQGDVLFFHHLLPHCGAMNVDSAPRFAIRYMCLCLACRKWEKKGEWNLWMP, from the coding sequence ATGCTCTCAAAGGAACAATTAACGCGATTTGAAGAAGAAGGCTATTTACTGCTTTCCGGATTGATTCCGAAAGAGACTGTCACAAAAGCGGAGGCAGCGATGTGGCGCATGATGGGCATGGATGCGGATAATCCGGATTCATGGGGACATTTCAAACGTCCGCCGCTCGCCGGTTTTTATATGGAGAAAATGGCAGACGGAAGGCGCGTTGAGCTTTACGGCGTTACGAATCCAGATGTCTTAGCGTGTTGTACACCTGAGTATCTCACCATTATTAAGCAACTCGCCTCCGAATATCCAGAGATTCCGCATTGTAAGAGTCAACATCCGGATGCTATCTGGGCACTCAATCAATTTCCTGTTTCGGGTTCCGAGTGGAAATGTCCGTCCCCTCACTTGGATGGCGGCTTTCGGGATTTACGGTTGGATCCTGGGACATTCCGAGCAACCAGTTTAACCTACCTCACGGACGTGAATGTGCACGGCGGAGCGACTGTGATATGGCCCGAAGGTACACAACGGATTCGAGAATTCCGTAAGAAAAACCCAGAATTTTCAAACCATGTTCGCGATGTTGGTGCACTATTTCCAAAGATGGATTTAGGCGAACCGATGGAAGTCGTTGCCAAACAGGGAGATGTCTTGTTTTTCCACCACCTATTGCCGCATTGTGGCGCAATGAATGTCGACTCTGCCCCGCGTTTCGCAATTCGATATATGTGCCTATGCCTCGCATGTCGCAAATGGGAAAAAAAAGGAGAGTGGAATCTCTGGATGCCGTGA
- a CDS encoding polyphosphate kinase 2 family protein produces the protein MELETKNIIKPGDSVNLDDYVPDFTGAYEKKGQTKRRLKKLHKQLLKLQELLYAGNQHALLIILQGMDTCGKDGTIRRVMAGINVQGCDVVSFKVPSTDELSRDFLWRAHRAVPSKGKIGIFNRSHYEDVLVVRVHNLVPEESWSQRYQQINDFEKMLVENGTVVLKFFLNISKDEQKARLESRISDPTKHWKVEESDVRERAYWDDYMQAYEVMLERCSTDWAPWYVIPANKKWYRNLVITECIVERLRRLDMQYPEPSVDITKFTIGD, from the coding sequence ATGGAACTTGAGACAAAGAATATTATTAAACCCGGTGATTCCGTCAATCTGGACGATTATGTGCCCGATTTTACGGGGGCTTACGAAAAAAAAGGGCAAACGAAGCGTAGGCTGAAAAAACTCCATAAGCAACTCCTGAAACTTCAGGAACTGCTTTACGCTGGAAATCAGCACGCACTGCTCATCATCCTACAAGGCATGGATACGTGTGGCAAAGATGGCACGATTCGGAGGGTAATGGCTGGCATCAACGTCCAAGGTTGCGATGTTGTTAGTTTTAAAGTCCCTTCTACGGATGAACTTTCCCGTGATTTCTTATGGCGTGCCCATAGAGCTGTTCCATCGAAAGGGAAGATCGGTATCTTTAACCGTTCGCATTATGAAGATGTCCTCGTTGTTCGGGTACACAATCTGGTGCCAGAGGAGAGCTGGTCGCAGCGTTATCAACAGATCAACGATTTTGAAAAGATGCTCGTTGAAAATGGAACAGTCGTCCTGAAATTTTTCCTTAACATCTCAAAGGATGAACAGAAAGCGCGGCTTGAATCTCGGATTAGCGATCCGACGAAACATTGGAAAGTCGAGGAATCCGATGTTCGTGAACGCGCCTATTGGGACGATTACATGCAAGCCTACGAAGTGATGCTCGAGAGGTGTAGTACCGACTGGGCACCTTGGTATGTAATCCCCGCGAATAAGAAGTGGTATCGGAACCTCGTTATCACGGAGTGTATTGTTGAGAGGCTCAGGAGACTCGACATGCAGTATCCCGAACCTTCTGTTGATATTACCAAATTCACAATTGGAGATTGA